In Fundulus heteroclitus isolate FHET01 chromosome 8, MU-UCD_Fhet_4.1, whole genome shotgun sequence, a genomic segment contains:
- the LOC105918030 gene encoding KN motif and ankyrin repeat domain-containing protein 1: MIKILEQQSTLTLQDRSANACKPWSVMKKRGPDQCHSSNRKSMKFMKVTSGLEPISTHKHEEREGRGNETFRNISQDGWQAKKGKDGSNKGSKGNLKLSRQHRCNLSERMFSACQALKMHLSEDPALSTSELQDCLCTLQQEWFSVSSHKLASPETVGEYLSAFRMISPSVLQHVVNMADGNGNTALHYSVSHSNFGVVKKLLDAEMCDVNRQNTAGYTPVMLAVLAAVESPEDMRVVEQLFTKGDVNDKAIQAGQTALMLAVSHGRMDMVQALLAQGAQVNVQDDEGSTALMCASEHGHADIVKLLLAQPDCDATLTDSDDSSALSIALEAGHNDIAVLLYAHANFSRYSGGATRHTGRFPSS; encoded by the exons ATGATAAAGATTTTAGAGCAGCAATCAACCCTGACACTACAAG ACAGGTCAGCTAACGCCTGTAAGCCGTGGTCTGTCATGAAGAAACGGGGTCCTGACCAGTGCCATAGCAGCAACAGGAAAAGCATGAAATTTATGAAGGTGACTTCTGG ATTGGAACCAATATCTACTCACAAGCACGAGGAAAGAGAAGGACGAGGAAATGAAACCTTTAGGAATATTTCCCAAGATGGATGGCaagcaaaaaaaggaaaagatggCTCCAACAAAGGATCAAAAGGCAATTTGAAATTGTCGAGACAACACAG ATGCAATTTAAGTGAAAGGATGTTTTCTGCATGCCAAGCTTTAAAGATGCACCTGAGCGAGGACCCAGCCCTGTCCACTAGTGAATTG CAGGATTGCCTGTGCACACTCCAGCAAGAGTGGTTCTCGGTGTCCAGTCACAAGTTAGCGTCTCCTGAAACAGTAGGGGAGTACTTATCTGCGTTCCGAATGATTTCACCCTCAGTACTGCAACACGTCGTCAACATGGCTGATGGCAACGGAAATACAGCGCTACACTACAGTGTTTCTCACTCCAACTTTGGTGTTGTCAAGAAATTGCTTGATGCAG AGATGTGCGACGTGAATCGGCAGAACACAGCGGGTTACACTCCCGTCATGCTGGCCGTACTCGCAGCTGTGGAAAGCCCTGAGGACATGCGGGTGGTGGAGCAGCTCTTCACAAAAGGAGACGTCAACGACAAGGCCATCCAG GCTGGTCAGACTGCTCTGATGCTCGCTGTGAGCCACGGCAGGATGGACATGGTTCAGGCTCTCCTGGCGCAGGGCGCGCAAGTCAACGTCCAGGACGATGAGGGCTCCACGGCGCTGATGTGTGCCAGCGAGCATGGCCACGCCGACATTGTCAAACTGCTGCTGGCACAGCCGGACTGTGATGCCACCCTCACCGACAGT GATGACAGCTCAGCCCTGTCCATTGCATTGGAGGCGGGTCATAATGACATCGCTGTCCTCCTTTATGCCCATGCCAACTTCTCCCGATACTCAGGG GGAGCAACTCGACACACTGGCAGGTTTCCCTCTTCCTAA
- the LOC118563958 gene encoding KN motif and ankyrin repeat domain-containing protein 1-like, with protein MAQRNCILRNVPGQNTEDCIPEYQGSESHYQLDLDCIQNSITIKRLSLRRRPRVALHEMEKTQPGVSSGRGHSAESPGDDDMRLLGMSSTAKGRPPLPPPHSSLLDDRRSKVEGSGNFQRPKESKPQQAERNVTPQQRSPGIEQTALETHKHISQSPPQPLPRRRLASFGGISPAGSHSPFTGLGAYNQNKPADDVNSHLTPSLGSRGSTGCLKSSPQSSGRSTPVTSFGSMHLQHVRDQMVVALKKLKELEEQVKIIPILQVKISVLREEKRQLVSQLVDNKSINDMTCKGFDFENKQHTEAELEGTRESSHSDFREFRQLSEEMQALERTIKSGHLLAWQEKSCSPLQEKTTKSTCFETDVDVKRALSKTSKENKCVHTDPVETRSVATEVTEVSLGIHTKQEAELEAQQLLNAALKERITQLETELKESALQMQLTHLKLELQAAGARNRVDKACFAKPHAVSVGTTTTPSTKSLGVGNHKEFQDASTGDTTEAKTVGVSCRLEMKDACTGLDVPMSHWEVREQKETSDKAVGMQVSTSTVGVGTEIKLSDAETNTELQVEDLMFTKEKVKCHSVACGGYSVDFTVCNAKEMISQGITTDSVRGVDLGIMVSPQMASQRTNTVSSSVSRFTNTSHTFSNDSSTNTLLRKHDKHTNTTHTFTRTVSVGSGVGGIICTTETRTVGVNTANSECYSKLLPDTVIKATRDCGVGLTNIYENFLVGLQTRNMASGPSRLPDPIKTRSIGVGEGRVRDFSIAHCVPKPKFQQSSQFQWDHELNHYIEKMHRLLKEHGDLLTGERSDHYTISKPFSSVKNMTEEGAALHQFTSQPTGKTR; from the exons ATGGCTCAAAGGAATTGCATCCTGAGAAATGTGCCAG GTCAAAACACTGAAGACTGTATTCCTGAATACCAAGGAAGTGAATCCCATTATCAGTTGGACTTGGACTGTATCCAAAACAGCATCACCATTAAGCGACTAAGCCtgaggaggaggcccagagtgGCTCTCcatgaaatggaaaaaacacAGCCTGGTGTTTCAAGTGGCCGGGGGCATTCTGCTGAGTCACCTGGTGACGATGATATGAGATTGCTGGGCATGTCTTCTACAGCTAAAGGTAGACCTCCACTACCTCCACCGCATAGTTCCTTATTGGATGACAGACGTTCCAAAGTTGAAGGTTCGGGCAACTTTCAACGACCCAAAGAATCAAAACCTCAACAGGCTGAGAGAAATGTAACTCCACAACAACGGTCCCCTGGGATAGAACAGACAGCCTTGGAGACCCATAAACACATAAGCCAGTCTCCACCTCAGCCCCTTCCCCGTCGTCGACTTGCCAGCTTTGGAGGCATAAGCCCTGCTGGGTCTCACTCACCCTTCACTGGCCTGGGTGCCTATAATCAGAACAAGCCTGCTGATGATGTTAATTCTCACCTTACCCCATCCCTGGGAAGCAGAGGTAGCACAGGGTGCCTGAAGTCAAGCCCACAGAGCTCTGGCAGAAGTACTCCAGTTACAAGCTTTGGGTCTATGCACCTACAACATGTCCGTGACCAGATGGTGGTAGCTCTAAAAAAGCTGAAGGAGTTGGAGGAGCAAGTGAAAATTATTCCCATACTTCAGGTCAAAATCTCAGTCCTTCGGGAAGAAAAGAGGCAGTTGGTATCTCAGCTAGTTGACAACAAAAGTATAAATGACATGACCTGCAAAGGGTTTGACTTCGAGAATAAACAGCACACTGAGGCAGAACTCGAAGGCACCAGAGAAAGTAGTCACAGTGACTTCAGAGAATTCAGACAACTCTCTGAAGAGATGCAGGCATTGGAAAGAACCATCAAAAGCGGACATTTGCTTgcatggcaagaaaaaagctgTAGTCCATTGCAAGAAAAGACTACTAAGTCTACTTGCTTTGAAACTGATGTTGACGTGAAAAGGGCTTTATCTAAAACctccaaagaaaataaatgtgtgcaCACAGACCCGGTAGAGACCAGATCAGTTGCAACAGAAGTGACTGAGGTTAGTCTTGGAATTCACACAAAACAAGAAGCAGAACTTGAAGCCCAACAACTACTTAATGCTGCCTTGAAGGAGAGGATCACCCAATTAGAAACAGAATTAAAAGAATCAGCTCTTCAGATGCAGCTGACCCACCTGAAATTGGAACTTCAAGCTGCAGGAGCCAGGAACCGAGTGGACAAGGCCTGCTTTGCTAAGCCCCATGCTGTAAGTGtgggaacaacaacaacaccgtCCACTAAAAGTCTGGGAGTTGGCAATCACAAAGAGTTTCAAGACGCCAGCACAGGAGATACAACAGAAGCTAAAACTGTGGGCGTATCTTGCAGGCTGGAAATGAAGGATGCATGTACAGGCCTAGATGTGCCCATGAGCCACTGGGAGGTCAGGGAGCAAAAAGAGACCAGTGATAAGGCTGTTGGAATGCAGGTTTCCACAAGCACAGTCGGAGTTGGGACAGAGATAAAGCTTTCTGATGCCGAAACCAATACAGAGTTGCAAGTAGAAGATCTAATGTTTACGAAAGAAAAAGTGAAGTGTCATTCTGTGGCTTGTGGGGGATATTCAGTTGACTTCACAGTTTGCAACGCAAAGGAAATGATTTCACAAGGTATCACCACAGATTCAGTTAGAGGAGTTGATCTGGGAATAATGGTATCGCCCCAAATGGCTTCACAGCGTACTAACACAGTATCCAGTTCAGTGTCTCGCTTCACCAACACCAGTCACACCTTCAGCAATGACTCCAGCACTAACACACTCCTCAGAAAGCACGACAAGCATACTAACACCACTCACACCTTCACTCGGACCGTATCGGTTGGCAGTGGGGTTGGAGGGATTATTTGCACAACAGAAACTCGTACAGTTGGTGTAAATACTGCAAATTCAGAGTGTTATTCAAAACTACTACCAGACACGGTGATCAAGGCAACCAGAGACTGTGGTGTTGGGTTAACAAACATTTATGAGAATTTCCTTGTTGGACTGCAAACACGCAATATGGCTTCCGGACCATCTCGTCTTCCTGATCCCATCAAGACTAGAAGTATAGGTGTAGGTGAAGGCAGGGTACGGGATTTTTCTATTGCGCATTGTGTACCTAAACCAAAGTTCCAGCAATCTTCACAGTTCCAATGGGATCACGAGTTGAACCATTATATCGAGAAGATGCACAGGCTCTTAAAAGAGCATGGAGACCTTCTCACAGGGGAGCGCAGTGACCATTACACCATCTCCAAACCATTCAGCAGTGTCAAAAATATGACAGAAGAAGGGGCAGCTTTACATCAGTTCACCTCTCAGCCAACAGGTAAGACAAGATAA
- the fbp1b gene encoding fructose-1,6-bisphosphatase 1b yields the protein MSDRGAFDTNVVTLTRFVLEEGRKAQGTGELTTLLNSICTAVKAISSAVRKAGLANLYGIAGSTNVTGDQVKKLDVLSNDLVINMIKSSFTSCVLVSEEDEKAIIVEPDKRGKYIVCFDPLDGSSNIDCLVSIGTIFAIYRKTTDGEPCEQDALQPGRKIVAAGYALYGSATMMVISTGQGVNGFMLDPAIGEFILVDRDVKIKKKGKIYSLNEGYAQHFYPDVTEYLHKKKHPEDGSAPYGSRYIGSMVADVHRTLVYGGIFLYPANVKSPKGKLRLLYECNPMAFIMEQAGGKATTGSQNILDIQPTNIHQRVPVVLGSPDDVQEYISIYKKHNK from the exons ATGTCTGATAGAGGAGCTTTCGATACCAATGTGGTGACCCTCACCAGGTTTGTTCTGGAGGAAGGCAGGAAGGCCCAAGGGACAGGAGAACTGACAACCCTGCTGAACTCCATCTGTACTGCTGTCAAAGCTATTTCTTCTGCAGTCAGGAAGGCTGGGCTTGCTAACCT ATATGGGATCGCTGGAAGCACCAATGTGACGGGCGACCAGGTGAAGAAGCTGGACGTTCTGTCCAATGACCTGGTGATCAACATGATCAAGTCATCCTTCACCTCCTGCGTCCTGGTctcagaggaagatgagaaagCCATCATTGTGGAGCCAGATAAAAGA GGAAAATACATCGTCTGCTTTGATCCACTGGATGGTTCTTCCAACATCGACTGTCTTGTCTCCATTGGGACAATCTTTGCCATCTACAGAAAG ACCACAGATGGGGAGCCTTGTGAGCAGGATGCTCTACAGCCCGGCAGAAAAATCGTAGCCGCTGGTTACGCCCTGTACGGCAGCGCCACCATGATGGTCATCTCCACTGGTCAGGGTGTGAACGGCTTCATGCTGGACCCG GCAATTGGTGAGTTCATTTTGGTGGATAGAGACGTGAAGATCAAGAAAAAGGGTAAAATCTACAGCTTGAACGAAGGATACGCGCAGCATTTCTACCCAGATGTGACGGAGTACCTTCATAAGAAGAAACACCCAGAG GATGGTTCTGCACCATATGGGAGCAGATATATTGGTTCAATGGTGGCAGATGTTCATCGGACACTGGTGTATGGTGGGATCTTCTTATATCCTGCTAATGTCAAGAGTCCAAAGGGCAAG CTGAGGCTGCTGTACGAATGCAACCCCATGGCCTTCATCATGGAGCAGGCGGGAGGCAAGGCCACTACTGGGTCACAGAACATTTTGGACATCCAGCCCACCAACATCCACCAGAGAGTCCCTGTGGTCTTGGGATCCCCCGATGATGTGCAAGAGTACATTTCCATCTACAAGAAGCATAACAAATGA